A window of the Roseburia sp. 831b genome harbors these coding sequences:
- a CDS encoding glycosyltransferase family 4 protein, whose product MKKKVWILNHYAATMLEQKGGRHYWMAKELLKKGYHPIIFCADVVHNSEKSIEIKDRYGIQEQDGITFVIVKTSPYVGNGISRIKNILSFYRNAKKVAVQYAKEKGNPDIILASSVHPLTSVAGIQLGKKMKCPCIAEIRDLWPKELIDMGALTEQHLVSKVLYKLEKWIYTKADAVVFTMEGGKQYIRDHKWDVQNGGNIDLNKIYYINNGVDVSAFEENAKKYPFTDGDLDNVEKFNFVYTGSIRRTNQIDTLLDAAKELQDKNIQILLWGAGDYVESIQKRIESEKITNVKYKGVVKKSQVPGILQKSDVNIIHWNDMDTLKYGCSYNKMFEYLAAGRPIYSTVHVGYSIIKNEQCGIEASGRTPKDFAKDMTDICRMSEDARKKYGDNARKTAKQFDFSVLTDKLIQIIVILTEKKGK is encoded by the coding sequence ATGAAAAAAAAGGTTTGGATATTAAATCATTATGCAGCAACCATGTTGGAACAAAAAGGCGGACGCCATTATTGGATGGCAAAAGAGCTGTTAAAAAAGGGCTATCATCCAATTATTTTTTGTGCGGATGTGGTACATAATTCAGAAAAATCCATAGAGATAAAGGATAGATATGGAATTCAGGAACAGGATGGCATTACATTTGTTATAGTAAAAACAAGTCCCTATGTTGGAAATGGAATAAGCAGAATAAAGAATATATTGAGTTTTTACAGAAATGCAAAAAAAGTTGCAGTACAATATGCAAAAGAGAAAGGAAATCCAGACATAATATTGGCTTCAAGTGTTCATCCGCTTACCAGTGTGGCAGGAATCCAGCTTGGGAAAAAAATGAAATGTCCTTGCATAGCTGAAATTAGGGATTTGTGGCCAAAAGAGCTGATAGATATGGGAGCACTGACAGAACAACATCTAGTGTCAAAGGTATTATACAAATTAGAAAAGTGGATTTATACAAAAGCAGATGCGGTTGTTTTTACAATGGAAGGTGGAAAGCAATATATCCGTGATCACAAATGGGATGTGCAAAATGGTGGAAATATAGATCTTAATAAAATTTATTACATTAACAATGGTGTAGACGTAAGTGCATTTGAGGAAAATGCTAAAAAATATCCATTTACAGATGGAGATTTGGATAATGTAGAGAAGTTTAATTTTGTCTATACAGGTTCAATCCGCAGAACAAATCAAATTGACACATTATTAGATGCTGCAAAGGAACTCCAAGATAAAAATATTCAGATTTTGTTATGGGGTGCAGGGGATTATGTGGAATCAATACAAAAACGGATTGAATCTGAAAAAATTACAAATGTAAAATATAAGGGTGTTGTGAAAAAAAGCCAAGTTCCGGGGATTTTACAGAAAAGTGATGTTAACATTATTCATTGGAATGATATGGATACATTGAAATATGGTTGTAGCTATAATAAAATGTTCGAATATCTGGCTGCGGGACGGCCAATATATTCAACAGTGCATGTTGGATATAGTATCATAAAAAACGAGCAGTGCGGAATTGAAGCATCAGGTCGTACACCAAAAGATTTTGCAAAGGATATGACTGATATTTGCCGAATGTCAGAAGATGCCAGAAAAAAATATGGAGATAATGCAAGAAAAACGGCAAAACAATTTGATTTTAGTGTACTGACAGATAAACTAATACAGATTATAGTTATTTTGACAGAAAAAAAGGGTAAGTAG
- a CDS encoding ATP-grasp domain-containing protein: protein MNILMCSVGRRGELLKDFKNSMSENSKIIATDMSVIAPAIYMADKFYIVPKITDDIYIPTILEICKKEEIQMVTTLIDPEIMLLAEHRSEFEAIGVEVLAPYKETAEICFDKFEMFRYLQNQKIKTVLTYGDIGSFKKGLTENKIEFPVFVKPRRGSGSVGARKISDMNNLEKAFNADPTLIIQEFMGDALDIDADIYVDTISKKVVSLFSKRKLETKIGGASKTISFKDEKLNDFVVEALKHFQFNGPMDMDLWYRNGEYYLSEINPRFGGGYLHAYGAGVDFVKLINNNVNGIENQPCFGNYDDNVVMMMYDSVVIQKIDSI from the coding sequence ATGAATATTTTAATGTGTAGTGTAGGTAGACGTGGAGAATTATTGAAAGATTTTAAAAATAGTATGTCAGAAAATTCAAAAATAATTGCAACTGATATGAGTGTAATTGCACCAGCTATATATATGGCAGATAAATTTTATATTGTTCCCAAAATAACGGATGATATATATATTCCAACAATTCTTGAAATTTGTAAAAAAGAAGAAATACAAATGGTTACTACATTGATTGATCCAGAAATTATGCTACTTGCAGAACATAGAAGTGAATTTGAAGCCATAGGCGTAGAAGTATTGGCTCCTTATAAAGAAACAGCAGAAATATGCTTTGATAAATTTGAAATGTTTCGATACTTACAGAATCAGAAAATAAAAACTGTATTAACCTATGGGGATATCGGATCATTTAAAAAAGGGTTGACGGAAAACAAAATTGAGTTTCCGGTATTTGTTAAACCAAGAAGAGGAAGCGGTTCAGTGGGCGCTCGTAAGATATCAGATATGAATAATCTAGAGAAAGCATTTAATGCAGATCCAACTTTAATTATTCAGGAATTTATGGGCGATGCATTGGACATAGATGCGGATATTTATGTCGATACTATCAGCAAAAAAGTAGTTTCGTTATTTAGTAAAAGAAAATTGGAAACTAAAATCGGTGGTGCAAGTAAAACCATATCATTTAAAGATGAAAAGTTAAATGATTTTGTTGTTGAAGCACTAAAACATTTTCAATTTAACGGTCCTATGGATATGGATTTATGGTATCGAAACGGAGAATATTATCTTTCAGAAATCAATCCTCGTTTTGGAGGGGGATATTTACATGCATATGGTGCTGGAGTTGATTTTGTAAAGCTGATTAACAATAATGTTAATGGAATAGAAAATCAACCATGTTTTGGAAACTATGATGATAATGTAGTAATGATGATGTACGATAGCGTTGTAATTCAAAAAATAGATAGTATATAA
- a CDS encoding diaminopimelate decarboxylase gives MELKTPYFRIDKEKLDKNINDFEQALNAIWPNSQLAYSVKTNSLPWLIEYLHSKNVYAEVVSDEEYRLALKCGFSDDQIIYNGPIKGNDLFIQALEKGAIVNIDSKNDLKLINEINKTSESNIGIRVNPNPKIFDKKDIEYVEDGFRFGFSDDNEELERAIKIVQTKSDSVGLHLHCNSITRSKDVYISLAKYAVNVIKKYKLNISYIDMGGGFFGGVPGKTTQAEYINAIKQIFEPIVDVRKTKLYVEPGSAIIGSVVDLVTSVIDVKNTANARIVTTDGSRIHIDPLWIKKGYMYSLETQRETINNRQIICGYTCMDHDRLMVIENEKELSIGDKIIYHRVGAYTMTFGGMFIRYYPDVYVSDSKKVECVRKQVTVDDYYNIHSNTRR, from the coding sequence ATGGAGCTTAAAACACCTTATTTTAGGATAGATAAGGAGAAATTAGATAAAAATATTAATGATTTTGAGCAAGCTTTAAATGCTATATGGCCAAATTCTCAGCTCGCTTATTCCGTTAAAACTAATTCATTACCGTGGTTGATAGAATATTTACATTCAAAAAATGTATATGCTGAAGTGGTTTCTGACGAAGAATATCGTCTGGCTCTAAAATGTGGTTTTAGTGATGATCAAATCATTTATAACGGACCTATTAAAGGGAATGATTTATTTATACAGGCATTGGAAAAAGGTGCTATTGTAAATATTGATTCTAAAAATGATTTAAAATTAATTAATGAAATTAATAAAACTTCGGAAAGTAACATTGGAATTAGAGTAAACCCAAATCCAAAGATATTTGATAAAAAAGATATTGAATATGTCGAGGATGGTTTCAGATTTGGCTTTTCTGATGATAACGAAGAATTAGAGCGGGCTATAAAAATAGTACAAACTAAAAGTGATTCAGTAGGATTACATCTACATTGTAACAGTATAACTAGAAGTAAAGATGTATACATATCGTTAGCGAAATATGCCGTGAATGTTATAAAAAAATATAAATTAAATATTTCATACATTGATATGGGAGGAGGATTCTTTGGAGGTGTACCAGGAAAAACAACTCAGGCTGAATACATTAATGCTATTAAACAAATATTTGAGCCTATAGTTGATGTAAGGAAAACAAAGTTATATGTTGAACCGGGATCAGCAATTATTGGTTCAGTAGTAGACTTAGTTACATCCGTAATAGATGTTAAAAATACGGCAAATGCGAGAATTGTTACTACAGATGGAAGTAGGATACATATAGATCCATTATGGATTAAAAAGGGATATATGTACTCATTAGAAACTCAAAGGGAAACAATAAATAATAGGCAAATAATATGCGGATATACTTGTATGGATCATGATCGCTTAATGGTAATTGAGAATGAGAAGGAATTATCAATAGGTGATAAAATAATTTATCACAGAGTAGGAGCTTATACGATGACATTTGGAGGAATGTTTATTCGTTATTATCCTGATGTTTACGTATCTGATTCTAAAAAAGTTGAATGTGTGAGAAAACAAGTAACTGTAGATGATTATTATAACATTCATAGTAATACAAGGAGATGA